In Oryza sativa Japonica Group chromosome 8, ASM3414082v1, the sequence CAAAATCGTTCGTATGCTGATGTATTGAGGAATTGGATGTGAGTTTTGTGTTCAGATACAATCACTCCTGTGGATGTTGGACTCAGAGATGATAATCTTGAGGATGGAAGAGGATTTGGGTTCTTTGAATCAAACTTCTTGAAGAATTCAGCAAGGGTTGCTAGATGGGCGCAACCCATAACCTACCTGCATGTCTACGAGTGTGACGCCTTCTCTGTATGTGGATGTTCAAATGTTCAATTTGGTCATCTTCTTGTAACACTTCTGTGACAGAGAATACTACTAGAAGTTAATGAATAATTGGATATCTTCTCTGCTAATCTGCAATTGCTTCGTGTTTGTTCTGTAGATTGGAATATTCTGCTTACCAACATCGGCGGTTATTCCTCTCCATGATCATCCGGGAATGACTGTGTTGAGCAAATTACTCTATGGTTCGATGCATGTCAAATCGTATGATTGGGTAGAGCCTGCTGTTCTAGCAAATGGCAAGCCAGGTTATTTTTCATACCCTGtttcaaatatttgtttttatttatctACTAGTATATATTGCATTGCAGAGTGATGACTTAATGAACTCGTTGTCTCTGAGAATACAAGTGTACTGAAAACATTTATTTCTTCAGATGGTTTCTACAGTACCAAGTTAATGAACAATATTGGTTGTAGCATAGTAATAGTATTGATACTACCCAACCCTATTGGTCACTAGTGTTGCACTGTTGCTCAGGCATCATTTTAGATTGCTCATTTCTATGCCTTGATGATTTTTCGGGTTCTGGTAtattaaggattttttttctttctcctgatGTGCAGTGAAACTTGGAAAGTTACATACGGATGATGTTCTGAATGCCCCTTGTCCAACTGCTGTTTTGTATCCCCAAAGTGGTGGGAACATGCACTGCTTCACTTCAGTAAAATCATGTGCTGTTCTTGATGTCATTGCCCCACCATACTCTGAATCTTCTGGCCGTGTTTGCACCTATTTTCACGATTATCCATTTTCTAGCTTCTGTAAGTGAAATCCCTCACTGTCATCATATTACATGTTTGTGTCAGATTCATGTTTAACTAAATCCACCATTTTGGTGGAAGCAGAATACCAGCCATCTCTGGTATTTGTTCAAAACATATATTATTAGTCACAGTGCTGTTCAGTCCTTTTCTGTCAGGAACAGCAATCACCTTGTACATTATGTTCATTTATATGAGAAGAAAATTTAATTTGTTGATATGttgtcaaaactcaaaagtgtTCATATTCACTATTCTATGTCATATCTGATTTTCTCACGGATCACTCCAACTGCAGCAGCTGGACAAGCAAAAGTAGTCCATGGGCCAGATAATTATGCTTGGCTTGAGGCCTTAATCGTACCGGTGAATATTAATATGCGCCCTGGCACGTACACTGGCCCAACTATACAGGTATGGCCTAATTTCTACATATTATTGTTGATGTTGTCTTCTGTAGCAACCAAAACGTGCTTGGGAGTTGagagttgagagttgagactgTTTCTGATGGAAGtaatatttgtctttttttctaGGAACATCTGCCATAATCAATAAAAATGGATAGGACAGGAGCATCAAACTATGTCCAAGTGCAATCTCACAAATACAGTTCTTGTCATGTAGTGATGTAAATGTAACATGTTCATCTTTACATTTTGATTTATGTTGGAACTTCCTTCATAGAAAAGGTGTGGCTATAGTGGTGACATAGTCAAAACAGTTTGTACTAGCTACTCCGTATCATAGTTACCAACCTGCATTCTAAATTGCTTCTGGAGAGATTGTAAATGTATTTATGTTAATGTCTACATTTTTCTCTGTTTCGATGccttcagaattcagagagGCTGGTTGCCATGGTGTCGATATGGTCTGATATTCAAATATTCAACAAACCTTGTTAAGATGGCAGTTGAGCTTCACTCACAATCTGTGGATTATGGTGCTCCATTTTGTACATGTTCTTTTCGTATTTTTATTGGGATCACAAAGCGAACTCAATGCAATTTAAGAACGAGTGAAAGTGCGAAACTGACAAGCTGGGAGCTCGAAAGTCCATTCTGGGTTCTGGCGATAGTGTTGGGCTTGGGTAGGAACTCATCATGGGCCATCTATAACTATTCGGGCCCAATATGTATGGGCTGGACATGAACTATAATACTGTTTTGGCCCAATATATATGGGCCGTATGTGAGCCACATTACCATTCCAGACGGCGCAGCCGCGTTCAGGCCCATAGATTTGGGCTCAGCACGCAGGACCTGGCCTTCTTGGGCTTCTTGCGGGAAGTTCAAATTTTTGCACCACATTGGCGCGGGCACGTGAAAGCTACTTGAATTGGGACCGTCCACGCACGATCTGACGGCCATCATTGCATGGCGTCTTCAGCTGATGGCAAGACACGCTCAGGCTGGTCTCAGATATACTAGATACTAGTACTAGATTAGCAGCTACTAGTAGCTAATTtttgttaaaagaaaaaaagggggaaaaaagagGCAAAACGTGGTAACATGGATTGAGCAGTAAATTTGCAAGACCATGAAGCACCCATTTCCATTACCAGAAATGAGAAGTTCTACAGTTCTTAAACCTCCAAAACAAGAGCCAAGAACATCCACAGTTCACACTGCCAGCACCTGAAGACCCTACAAACTAAAACGAGCTACTAACCTCCACTACATGTGTGAAGCAAACCAGGGCCAAATAATAGGAGCTAGCAACTCAAGCCATCATCAACAAAACCCACCACCCAACTGACAACAGCAAGCACGCAGAAAAAACACACTCAGATTCTGGAGACGCTGAGCCACGAAAATATAAAGCCTGAGGAAATAAAGtgtaatacttcctccgtttcacaatgtaagtcattctagtatttcccacattcatattgatgttaatgaatctagacatatataccgtttcacaatgtaagtaattctagcatttcccacatttatattgatgttaatgaatctagacatatatatgattCGACAGCAAATTAAGTCTTAACATCAATAACAGCTATATGAGGGAGTAGTTTATTATAAACTTGCAGGTAGGTTTGAGGAAATAAAGTGGAATAGTTTATTACTACTATATGATTTGACAGCAAATTAAGTCTTAACATCAATAACAGCTTACTCCAAAATGACAtacaccctccgtcccaaaataaaccaactaaaataaatcaactaaTTAAAACATAGCTAGGATTTGAatctttttgggacggagaagGTACATACCAATAAAGTGGAAATAAAGTGGGTATATATCAACCTGCATCCAAACGCTCATACTTCATACAAACAGCCCTTCATTGGCAGGGCATCCTATTAGGTAAATAATAACATCGTATAAGAATCAGGTTGCATATTTTGAAGAACCTGATGAATTGCTACAAGCCTACAGCAGttttaaacttcaaatgacTACAAAATACATCTACTGGATCTAGTTGGTATGTATGTTGTGCTCTGACTGTTTCGTGCCCACAATAGCACAAAATGGTACGCTAATGTATACCCTTAAGTTCTTTAAGGATCATTGTACAAATTTCTTCCGTGTTGATTGatatgaagagaaaaaaaggaatgtATCCAAGGAGAGCTGGCCAACTCCGGCccggctaaaaaaaaaaaaagagctggcCAACTCATAGGAGAAGTGAGAGCTCATTTCTCCTGTATCACAACTCAGTCTCAAGCGTATGTAATAACTGTTAGTATAATCCTTGTTCTAGTTAGTTATTTGGTTTCCTTAGACAGTAAGCTATAGGCTGCAGCTGTTACTCGGTTGTCAGACTGCTGCTATTAGTGGTAGTAGTCAATTTTTATTTTACCTCTAGCAGGAACATAGCAGCAGCAGTATTGTCGGTTCAGCAACCGACCTATCCATGTACTATAAATATAGCTATTGTGCTAACATAAGTAAGCTTTTTCAGCTCattttcagtttcagtttcagcTAGACTATTGAGTGTAGTTCAGAAGTGATCCTACcaacaattggtatcagagctcagGTTAAAGAAGTGTgagagagatggagggagtaccagcTGCTGGAGCCAATGCTTCCAGGTCGCCACAACACCGCGGCCGCCATCACTCGTTATCGCCAACACCACGGCGAGGACGAGGTCGAGGCGCTGCTGTTCGAGAGGTTGTTGTGCAGCGGACTGTCAGGGAGGTTGGCGGCGCTGCTGCTTTCCCCACCCTCACGCGAACCAACTACACCGAGTGGTCGCTGCTGATGAAGGTGATGCTGCAAGCCCGTGGCCTTTGGGACGCGGTGGAGCATGGTGAATGCGATGAGCAAGAAGACAGGATGGCAATGGAGGCCATCCTACGCGCTGTCCCCAGCGAGATGATCTCGCTGCTCGCCACCAAGGACTCCGCGAAGGACGCCTGGGATGCCATCAAAGTGATGCGCGTCGGCGTGGACCGCGTGAGGAAGGCGAAGGCGCAACAGCTGCACCGGGAGTATGAATCCATCTCGTTCCATGATGGTGAATCGATCGACGACTTCGCCCTACGGCTCACAAGCCTAGTGTCTCAGCTTGGGACATTAGGAGAACGAATCGAGGAGCAGAACGTCATCGAGAAGTTCTTGCGCGTCGTCCCAGAGCGATTTTCCCAAATCGCTGTGTCGATTGAGACCCTGTTGGATCTCTCGACACTCACCATCGAGGACGTCACTGGGCGTCTCAAGGTGGCGGAGGAACGGCGACCAGCTCCAACGTCGACGACTACTCCAGCCGGAGGCCAGCTTCTCCTCACGGAGGAGCAGTGGCTCG encodes:
- the LOC4344600 gene encoding plant cysteine oxidase 3 isoform X1, with translation MGWGIPTRPPATSTPSRVQALYELCKRTFPSPSSVAASSSPSSPPPDHAIGAISSLMDTITPVDVGLRDDNLEDGRGFGFFESNFLKNSARVARWAQPITYLHVYECDAFSIGIFCLPTSAVIPLHDHPGMTVLSKLLYGSMHVKSYDWVEPAVLANGKPVKLGKLHTDDVLNAPCPTAVLYPQSGGNMHCFTSVKSCAVLDVIAPPYSESSGRVCTYFHDYPFSSFSAGQAKVVHGPDNYAWLEALIVPVNINMRPGTYTGPTIQEHLP
- the LOC4344600 gene encoding plant cysteine oxidase 3 isoform X2, whose translation is MGWGIPTRPPATSTPSRVQALYELCKRTFPSPSSVAASSSPSSPPPDHAIGAISSLMDTITPVDVGLRDDNLEDGRGFGFFESNFLKNSARVARWAQPITYLHVYECDAFSIGIFCLPTSAVIPLHDHPGMTVLSKLLYGSMHVKSYDWVEPAVLANGKPVKLGKLHTDDVLNAPCPTAVLYPQSGGNMHCFTSVKSCAVLDVIAPPYSESSGRVCTYFHDYPFSSFSGQAKVVHGPDNYAWLEALIVPVNINMRPGTYTGPTIQEHLP